The following nucleotide sequence is from Rhodothermales bacterium.
TGACGCTTAGCGACAGGCTCTCGGCGATCGCGCTGACCGTCCGACCCGACGCCAGCTGGCGCATGACCTGGAATTCGCGATCGGATAGGGTTTCGTGCAGCGGCCCATCCGTATCGGCATCCAGTTGAAACAGAAGCTCCTCCGCCACGGCCGGACTCACATACCGTTTGTTGTCGGCTACGCGACGGATCGCCTGTACCAGTTGTTCGGGGGCGCTGTCCTTGTTAAGGTACCCGGCGGCGCCGGCGCGGAGCGTGCGGACGGCGAATTGATTTTCAGGGTAGACGCTGAGGATCAGTACGGGAAGAGCGGGTAGCTCGAGTTTGAGCTGCTTGAGCACTTCGAGACCACTCGCTTCTCCCAGATTCAGATCGAGGACCAGCACATCG
It contains:
- a CDS encoding response regulator transcription factor, producing MIRVLVADDHAIVRRGLVQIISETMDIEVADQASSADEVYTLVRRSTYDVLVLDLNLGEASGLEVLKQLKLELPALPVLILSVYPENQFAVRTLRAGAAGYLNKDSAPEQLVQAIRRVADNKRYVSPAVAEELLFQLDADTDGPLHETLSDREFQVMRQLASGRTVSAIAESLSLSVKTVSTYRARVLEKMNMKSNAELTHYAIKNDLIL